One Eurosta solidaginis isolate ZX-2024a chromosome 5, ASM4086904v1, whole genome shotgun sequence DNA segment encodes these proteins:
- the MED14 gene encoding mediator of RNA polymerase II transcription subunit 14 isoform X3 produces the protein MISQCWLNYGKALVHQLQVNYIHQLIQSRLVENPNALSEVYNCLHYFCQSLQLEVLYTQTLRLSYERLDDNINVEEYVPGVKITVSYWRELTSKDPKSELGYRLTVQSDPNEIGRPLAVVHVPSLGAKESAEVADRAVRSDHLSMERLIVYTVYIRSVSRLNDLKLEFQSFLKEVDFNLQGTPAILTVPVLTPCLRAEQVHITIDTHTGMLKCHVPKHLDCPIMSEMQACLNGDRSKLQQIMSELRFWITHRRCEKTLQHLPAATTETLPFLTLPDNPLMQPGRHKIYVKLHRHPNVIIVVQLKEKPNMPNEMEYTFHLGFVAYQTTETDVTAEEAQNTRLVSSSNPPPHPPIVSAEVPKVYTKLLRLIEFDTFVATHGPGTDVDELPPHKRKSTGDLIGPPTKQQKTIYPAYFIPELAHVIAMCDEKIPFLNLAQELARREITHSGLQVEANATSLVLKILSLPMPGPPQIEQKQQNQTSTSVPTIEKAVWNDLMKRLLSISVRSQMNKSNQIRNWGVEFVFFSTPLQSTHQKEQGNRRTVYLTYEQANHDFVKTVDDLLRDWSKIVYLYTLVFNFSEHYKNKRLNLTEVVSVKSYNYMNLLLGYGPKKEVTCNIYWCAQSNGFRLIYVGGISAVNAHSMMRDQLASHLNRQHNLTQVVQILHETYNPLSSIAKLPIIPLLGIPRPQVPILSFCILPQSPCLIRLAYQAIYCLEIRMRSGRLVSIRDGAYSRFYSNLIDEFTPIQGLKGFLLKHVDENAVYRGRSQSEDDNPPSPMGMEDNYSGPGSVSGAGTGGSSPFTSGGSMRGPQSPRDSGLRFPAPHTPPSSSNPHTPASPHPSAGGGGGGSGGPGSNQSHPNFSLTSPPAHHLPHPSPGGLMPSSPLNPQPSPHMVHSPGPNTLYMQGHQDSPFTAMSPANTNWPNSPSMPRPSPRPGQSPEHKPSGSTGANVGTSSAMSRVPSNRSWAGATPTLLTHEALETLCRSSPHPNKDITGPEISPLERFLGCVFMRRMLQRHIQGDESITTLNSNEPGMVLFKVDGLQFQVMLNQLHMESLHLKAQHLPTPPTPDGKQPFQLSADDLLVLEQFFDLRVVSPPYRPNAMTAFCRVLSCPGQVLKDFVQIMRLDLKPELMAEQLKWTLQFCMRVPPSAAIIPIGTPGIYICKLKILFFLQITRIPYKGKEWKDSPTLLLPMVYDLTSNITQLVERREQVQSPAMNAASALLRRFTEFGVQHGQCSLFPAVLDLLTNLQLPNDVPPPNQVCTYSTNIGPTVGQVVGSSPNPMMHSPMQQMGQMGPSPVGPGYTQMSQNQGPQ, from the exons ACGGTAAAGCATTGGTGCATCAATTACAAGTTAATTACATACATCAACTGATACAATCACGTTTAGTTGAAAATCCAAATGCACTTAGCGAAGTCTACAATTGTCTACACTACTTCTGCCAATCGTTACAATTAGAAGTACTTTATACGCAAACTCTACGACTTAGCTATGAGCGCCTGGACGATAATATTAACGTTGAAGAATATGTACCAGGCGTTAAAATAACAGTATCCTATTGGCGTGAATTAACTAGCAAAGATCCTAAATCAGAACTGGGTTATCGACTTACCGTACAATCAGATCCCAATGAAATTGGGCGTCCTTTGGCTGTGGTACATGTGCCTTCTTTGGGCGCAAAAGAATCTGCAGAGGTAGCCGACCGTGCTGTACGTTCTGATCATCTTTCAATGGAGCGTTTAATTGTTTATACTGTATACATACGATCGGTGTCTCGACtcaatgatttaaaattggaATTTCAATCGTTTTTGAAAGAGGTTGATT TTAACCTACAAGGAACACCAGCTATTTTGACAGTGCCTGTTTTAACGCCCTGTCTGCGTGCTGAGCAAGTACATATTACCATTGATACACATACGGGCATGTTAAAATGTCATGTGCCAAAGCATTTAGATTGTCCTATAATGTCAGAGATGCAAGCTTGTTTAAATGGTGATCGTAGTAAATTGCAACAAATTATGTCTGAATTAAG atTTTGGATAACACATCGCCGTTGTGAAAAAACATTACAGCATTTACCTGCCGCCACAACAGAAACACTACCCTTTCTAACTTTGCCGGATAATCCGCTTATGCAACCTGGCCGACATAAAATTTATGTTAAATTACATCGGCATCCTAACGTGATAATT GTTGTACAACTGAAAGAAAAACCGAATATGCCTAATGAAATGGAATATACTTTTCATTTGGGATTCGTTGCATATCAAACTACTGAAACAGATGTAACAGCTGAGGAAGCACAAAATACGCGTTTAGTTTCCAGTTCAAACCCACCGCCACATCCACCAATCGTAAGCGCAGAAGTACCTAAAGTGTATACGAAACTTTTGCGTCTCATTGAGTTCGATACCTTTGTTGCCACTCATGGTCCAGGCACAGATGTTGATG aattgccACCACACAAGCGTAAATCAACCGGCGATCTTATTGGACCACCAACCAAACAACAGAAGACAATTTACCCTGCATACTTTATACCCGAATTGGCGCATGTTATTGCAATGTGCGATGAAAAAATTCCATTCTTAAATTTGGCACAAGAATTAGCTAGGCGTGAAATTACACATAGTGGTTTGCAAGTAGAAGCTAATGCTACatcattggtattgaaaatactTTCATTGCCTATGCCGGGTCCACCCCAAATAGAACAAAAG CAACAAAATCAAACTTCCACATCGGTGCCAACTATTGAAAAAGCTGTTTGGAATGATTTAATGAAACGTTTACTCTCAATATCTGTGCGTTCGCAAATGAATAAATCCAATCAAATACGTAATTGGGGCGTTGAGTTTGTTTTCTTTAGTACACCATTACAAAGCACACATCAAAAAGAACAAGGCAATCGTAGAACAGTTTATTTGACATACGAACAAGCAAATCATGATTTTGTTAAAACTGTAGATGACTTGTTGCGTGACTGGTCAAAGATTGTATATCTGTATactctagtttttaatttttcggaaCATTATAAAAata AACGTTTAAATCTAACTGAGGTGGTTAGCGTCAAATCTTATAACTACATGAATCTTTTGTTGGGTTATGGCCCAAAAAAAGAAGTTACATGCAATATTTATTGGTGTGCACAATCGAATGGTTTTCGTTTAATTTATGTTGGTGGCATCTCAGCAGTCAATGCTCATTCAATGATGCGGGATCAATTGGCTTCACATTTAAATCGTCAACATAATCTGACACAAGTTGTACAAATACTTCATGAAACGTATAATCCGCTGAGCTCAATTGCAAAGTTGCCTATCATACCGCTATTGGGTATACCG CGTCCACAAGTACCAATTTTGTCGTTCTGTATTCTTCCACAATCACCCTGTTTGATACGTTTGGCATATCAAGCTATTTATTGCCTGGAGATACGCATGCGCAGCGGACGTTTAGTATCAATTAGAGATGGTGCATATTCACGTTTTTATAGTAATCTAATTGATGAATTCACGCCCATACAAGGCTTGAAA GGCTTCCTTTTGAAACATGTCGATGAAAATGCCGTCTATCGTGGGCGATCTCAAAGTGAAGATGATAATCCACCATCGCCAATGGGTATGGAGGATAATTACAGTGGTCCTGGTAGTGTTTCGGGCGCAGGAACTGGCGGTTCTTCGCCATTTACAAGCGGTGGTAGTATGCGTGGGCCACAATCACCGCGCGATAGCGGTTTACGTTTCCCGGCACCGCATACACCGCCCTCTAGCTCAAATCCACATACACCTGCAAGTCCGCATCCATCAGCTGGTGGCGGAGGTGGTGGTAGTGGTGGTCCAGGTAGCAATCAAAGCCATCCAAATTTCAGCTTAACTTCACCACCAGCACATCATTTGCCGCATCCGTCACCCGGTGGTCTAATGCCATCATCACCACTCAATCCACAACCAAGTCCACATATGGTACATAGCCCGGGACCCAATACACTTTATATGCAAGGTCACCAGGATTCACCATTTACAGCAATGTCACCAGCCAATACAAATTGGCCGAATTCCCCAAGTATGCCGCGTCCATCACCACGTCCTGGACAAAGTCCAGAGCACAAACCAAGTGGAAGCACGGGTGCCAACGTAGGTACATCATCGGCAATGTCACGTGTACCCTCGAATCGTTCTTGGGCAGGTGCAACACCGACGCTGCTAACACACGAAGCACTCGAAACACTTTGTCGTTCAAGTCCTCATCCCAATAAAGATATAACTGGACCTGAAATTAGTCCATTGGAACGTTTCTTGGGCTGTGTATTTATGCGTCGTATGCTACAACGTCATATACAAGGTGATGAATCGATAACGACACTCAACTCTAATGAACCGGGGATGGTGTTGTTCAAGGTGGATGGTTTACAATTTCAGGTCATGTTAAATCAATTGCATATGGAATCGTTACATTTGAAAGCACAACACTTACCAACACCGCCTACACCGGATGGCAAGCAACCATTCCAATTGAGTGCAGATGATTTGTTAGTTTTGGAACAATTCTTTGATTTGCGTGTTGTATCGCCACCTTATCGTCCAAATGCAATGACAGCTTTTTGTCGTGTGCTGAGTTGCCCAGGTCAGGTGCTTAAAGATTTTGTACAAATTATGCGTCTGGATTTAAAACCCGAACTAATGGCCGAACAGTTGAAGTGGACGTTACAATTTTGTATGCGTGTGCCGCCATCGGCAGCAATAATACCAATCGGAACACCAGGAATTTATATTTGCAAATTGAAGATTCTCTTTTTC TTGCAAATCACACGCATACCTTACAAAGGGAAAGAATGGAAGGATAGTCCTACATTGCTATTACCCATGGTTTACGATTTAACTTCGAATATTACACAATTAGTTGAGCGCCGCGAACAAGTACAATCGCCAGCAATGAATGCTGCTAGCGCATTGTTGCGTCGTTTCACGGAATTCGGTGTGCAACATGGACAATGTTCGCTATTTCCTGCAGTATTGGATCTCTTAACCAATCTACAATTGCCCAATGATGTGCCGCCACCAAATCAAGTGTGTACATATAGCACT AATATCGGACCAACAGTCGGGCAAGTCGTCGGTTCCAGCCCCAATCCAATGATGCATTCACCAATGCAACAAATGGGACAAATGGGCCCATCACCTGTGGGTCCTGGTTACACGCAAATGTCACAAAATCAAGGTCCACAGTGA